The Suricata suricatta isolate VVHF042 chromosome 16, meerkat_22Aug2017_6uvM2_HiC, whole genome shotgun sequence genome contains the following window.
ctttagtattcaaatacaaggcaatatttttttttgtttttgttttgctttttttttttttttttttggcattgcAAAGGCAAGACTTAgttcctttgtgagcagggatcaatagcctgttttctccaggggaagaaaaacaggtttttttcaggaaatgtaaCGTTTGCTCCtacaatcacaaaagaagaaactcctataacaagttttctcacaaggtacaattcaactttttttttagcaTAGGAAGGGAAGTCACAgttgatatcagtcagtcaggccccttgggggtcggtgctcaagcagaaattgagtgggggttgactGGGTGTAGAGGCTGATTGCTATCTGACAGTGGGAggtcttgcaaacctgccttacttcagagatggctcccagcacaaTGTGAAGCAAGGGGTGAGCAGTCCACAAAACTTTTCTCACATTCCTTAAATTTGGAAGATTTGCTCCAATATGAATTCTGTGGTAATAAGTAAAGGTTGAAGAGTGATTAGAGACCTTACTGCATTCTTGACATTAGGGAGGTTTCCATCAGTATGAATTCTGTTATGTCAAGGAAGGTGTAAAGGTCACTTAAAGATCTGGCCATATTCTACCCATTTGTAGAGTTTCaatccagtatgaattctgtgatgttgaataTAATGTGAATGTTGGATAAAGGCCTTGTCACATTCTTTTCATTGgtgaggtttctctccagtatggattcatTGGTATTTGGTAAGGCCAGAGGTGTAagtaaaggacttgccacattcttgatATTGGTAAGTTTCTCTACAATATGGATTTGGTGATGTTTAGTAAGGTATGAGTATGAGTGTttggtaaaggccttgccacattcttgatattggtaaggtttctctccagtatggatattgtgatgtttggtaaggtcGGAGGATTCGTAAAGGCCATgtcacattcttgacattggtaaccTTTTTCTCCAGTATGGGTTCTGTGATGTTGAGTAAGGTCTGAGGACTTATTAAAGGCCTTGTCCATTCTTGACATCGGTAAGGTTTCtttccagtatggattctgtgatgtcgaGTAAGGTGTGAGGAGttggtaaaggccttgccacatttttgacattggtaaggtttctctccagtatggattctgtgatgtcgaGTAAGGTGTGAGGAGTtgataaaggccttgccacattcttgacattggtaaggtttctctccagtatggattctgtgatgttgtGAAAGGTATGAGCGgtgagtaaaggccttgccacattcttgacattggtaaggtttctctccagtatggattctgtgatgtttgggAAGGGCTGAGGAGttggtaaaggccttgccacattcttgacactggtaaggtttctctccagtatggattctatGATGTTTAGTAAGGTGTGAGGATttggtaaaggccttgccacattcttgacactGATAAGGTTTCTCtgcagtatggattctgtgatgttcaATAAGGGAAGAGTGCTGGGaaaaggtcttgccacattcttgacattggtaagctTTCTCTCCAGGATGTATTCGATGATGTTCATTAAGGACTGAAGGCTggttaaaggccttgccacattttTCACATTGGTAGTAtttttctccagtatggattctgtgatgttcaATAAGGGAAGAGTGCTGGGaaaaggtcttgccacattccTGACATTGGTAagttttctctccagtatggattcggtgatgttcAGTAAGAGGTGAATGTTGGGTAAAGGTCGTCCCacaatttttatgtgtgtgtgatttcccTCCAGTACGAATTAGTCCATGTCCATTTACTGAGGAGCCACCATTAAAAGATTTACCACATTCTT
Protein-coding sequences here:
- the LOC115279876 gene encoding LOW QUALITY PROTEIN: zinc finger protein 883-like (The sequence of the model RefSeq protein was modified relative to this genomic sequence to represent the inferred CDS: inserted 2 bases in 2 codons; substituted 1 base at 1 genomic stop codon), which produces ITKDHRIHSGEKPYQCNECGKAFSRPSELTRHHRIHTGEKPYQCNECGKAFSRPSHLTQHHRIHTGEKPYQCQECGKAFTHSSDLTRHHRIHIGEKPYQCQECGKAFTQLSALTIHHRFHIGERPYQCKECGKAFIQLSDLKKHRRIRTREKRYQCKECGKAFTCISSLNIHHRIHTGEKPYQCKECGKAFTHISGLTNHHRIHTGEKPYQCNECGKAFSQLSGLTYHHKIHTGEKPYQCKECGQAFMQLSDLNQHHIIHTGEKPYQCKGCVKAFSKRSHLTRHQRIHTGENPXQCTECGKTFSLRYHLTQHHRIHTGEKTYQCQECGKTFSQHSSLIEHHRIHTGEKYYQCEKCGKAFNQPSVLNEHHRIHPGEKAYQCQECGKTFSQHSSLIEHHRIHTAEKPYQCQECGKAFTKSSHLTKHHRIHTGEKPYQCQECGKAFTNSSALPKHHRIHTGEKPYQCQECGKAFTHRSYLSQHHRIHTGEKPYQCQECGKAFINSSHLTRHHRIHTGEKPYQCQKCGKAFTNSSHLTRHHRIHTGKKPYRCQEXDKAFNKSSDLTQHHRTHTGEKGYQCQECDMAFTXSSDLTKHHNIHTGEKPYQYQECGKAFTKHSYSYLTKHHQIHIVEKLTNIKNVASPLLTPLALPNTNESILERNLTNEKNVTRPLSNIHIIFNITEFILD